From the genome of Elusimicrobiaceae bacterium:
TGCGGACGATGCTGGAGAGCGAAAATGAGCCCATGTGAACGCGAAGAGCAGGTTCTGCTGTATCACTACGGCGAGCTTTCGGATGACGGGAGAGCGGAGTGTGAGCGTCATCTTAAAGTTTGCGGGCAGTGCCGGCTTGGCCTGGCCGCGCTCGCAGCGGTCGGGCAGTTTAAGCAGCCGCGGCAGGTGCCGGCGGAGTTGGTGGCCGGCGTGCGCCGGCGGGTGCTGCCGGGCAGGCTTGCCGGCTGGCTGCGCGGGCATCCGTGGTTCCGCTACAGCACCGTCGCCACGGGACTGGCGGCCGGGCTGCTGGCGTTCTCCGGCATCGAACTGGGCAACAGGGCGGTTTCGGACGGGCGTGCGGTGCTATCGCATGAAACGGTCATCAGCAGCAGGGCGGCGGATATTTCCGCCAGCATCAGCGCCGCGCGAAGCAGCACGGCGCTCGCCGGCCACGAAAAAGCCTACAGCGCTTATCTTGAAACAAACGACACGGACGGATTCTTCAGTTCCGCGGAGGCCATGTACTACGCCGGTTCCGAAACGGATGACGTGAACCGTCTCCTTGACAACATAAACGCCATCAGAACCGATATAAAAAACGAGAGGACTGCAAAATGAAAAAAACATTATTGATGCTGGCTGTAACGGCTGGTTTATGCGGCGGCGCGGTGTTTGCCGGTTCGCCGCATGAGATGGACGAGGACGGGCCGGAAATTCAGGGGCCCGGCCGGCAGATGCCGGATGACGAGGACGGTATCGCCGGCGCGAATCCGGATATGAGGTTCCGGCCGGACATGCGGGATTCCGGCATTGCGCCGCGCAAAGGCGCAATCCGCAAAGCGATGAAGCCCGGCAAAGGCGAGAAGGGAAACAGGGACAGAGGGCTCTTTCCCGGCAAAGGAACCGATGATCGCATGGAGGACGGCAAGATGTGCCCCGAGCTGATGCAGAAAATGGAAGGCAAGTTTCTGGCCGGCGTGGCCGAGCTCGACAAAGAGTTCTCGGCGCAGCTGGAGGCGCTGAAGGATTCCGATCCCGGCCTGTACCGGCGCGTTTCGATGCGGCTGGGCCAGTCCATGTTCGTGAGCAGAAGAACCGGCGACGAGTCGGCTGCCAGAACCGGCATCGAAATCGCCAAGGCGGAAGTGTCAAAGTCCGAGCTGATGAACAAGTACAGAACTGCCAAGAGCGACTCTGACAAAAAAGATATCAAGTCACAGCTGCGCACCGTGCTGGGCAACGAGTTTGA
Proteins encoded in this window:
- a CDS encoding zf-HC2 domain-containing protein, translated to MSPCEREEQVLLYHYGELSDDGRAECERHLKVCGQCRLGLAALAAVGQFKQPRQVPAELVAGVRRRVLPGRLAGWLRGHPWFRYSTVATGLAAGLLAFSGIELGNRAVSDGRAVLSHETVISSRAADISASISAARSSTALAGHEKAYSAYLETNDTDGFFSSAEAMYYAGSETDDVNRLLDNINAIRTDIKNERTAK